The following proteins come from a genomic window of Diprion similis isolate iyDipSimi1 chromosome 8, iyDipSimi1.1, whole genome shotgun sequence:
- the LOC124408733 gene encoding integrator complex subunit 1 encodes MDRVKTGTGRGAKSKIAQHPADLFALGSKSSRGEAADSKRPGVIHGKPGPSSSTSSSDRKKEAPPGSLQSLIPQKKAKLAPHVPHSRPPMLSSETWEVVAIDCDPADLAPMVLEASENDEADKVVGLVCGAVRTLKNQRWKPDTLIYMGLMYLAKIRPSIFSNDCILHALSSLLKRDQTHNFKSKGNPLVPVLAANLLMRGFHEKRNWPEIFVKLYIEDALGERVWVDNEECKGFVDNILTGFNTRHPPKSILQPDVSILTPRECHSPSTLEDDDPATSAIQLSGDKEKIEFPVMPRYAHCIENIELVVLETVKEQLNRRQPESITRNFLKLLSFACGFVEIRIIAVPKLEMWLHNPKLMRPAQELLSYVCYNCITHTQRDVEVISQLVKMRLKTKAVINIYLNGVRELISLHPENLSTTLKHTIYNELSSARNPNNMPMLAVMFQAAPEAAARLLAEIFQDLLMNREDYLRPLRALLREIVRVCRHDINLITLARTLMAERKEISQQLLSFEFKDRVFVSIIDLLCLCMFLAISPQVKEAALLAQRGDKKDVALLQQFQNLVATLQYESVSWLQNLAPQMYSVGRNELIHALHKILLLESPDHYYKLDNWPPESDRVFYIRLVSDVPLLQSTLLRLLLIGFSKENGVTHSETLEVADQLIRRAALNSSESYPTLAADKMDIIELIFNLCVYQPPGSINIPPDYEPPTLAISNLYWKGWIMLLILAAHNPCSFGAVGWKRYPILQTFMEMCITNHFSYPPPTMALPEVSEQERAKELQVEAIEKQKILEYETHLAAASTRMQISEQNSLLLSQLITMDPTGIARRPPPAVLEQLQSLNVSHRLGHLLCRSRRPDFLLHIIQRQQQSSSQSMPWLADLVQNSEGALSQLPVQCLCEFLLSTSVQAGDKQPRQQQLLAHLQKLLTDPTQDQQHAYEVLEYFLKRLSSQQSASRAQAITGLETVLSSIPLEEESMEVEGESEKEIWLLRKLPSIPYFLSVRSLVSTALRGACQVENCPDLVRAYIAYLAVHTLDDDLTDVIDLVNEISQLVVERSTIIAAILPQPDNESVQSKQTLHAFMAIFCNYLQKARAPRGEGYTWSESQDQILVQWNTGEECTMHILVVHAMIILLTYDPSDDPGLFNELLETWFPEKNEPPKAFLVDTSEEALLIPDWLKLRMIRSNVPRLVDAALKDLEPPQLVLFIQSFGIPVCSMSKLLHTLDAAVQIDPSSVGEAVLDKTYMAQLVEVQHRRGATGGLVFVQVLQLVEPPLPDENHFVFEKLQVRLPASAMVQKQSMIQCSVKTDVPHLINRLFIENIPTNQKVDAYRRLHKILTGDLQNPVKENGTVVLAIQHICSVLSSMQVEQFLASLILMTQFSCTLMRIILLPLKKPSTSQQVFDLGRNMCLNLISLMGDIKAPILSILKDFANMQSSKDHQRKELAALTKNRDPLTILGNMDQLNLERVGRKLLDKCLKQQNNDILVEAMAKLLVSDSNEGVIKPRTGLLIDWLAAVEPELLGTCTNLQMKLLFAKTAVKIKIDNSIVSSHACRPYLLTLLTHRASWATLHKCVGHLLDKCDNVYDPTAVLDFLWALTCNPKLWQGRDKFTPKHYIPEDILLLSDKQLLNLVMYLVAEAVVICNQQSRKAALNQMEGRLDLLLHCVSTEEKLICSVVKHLASQMEDIDGVHSDMAHQFLLHMYMKIPKVICYLDASQSKKFVSDAKITDWTGSVLDCTSHSLLTALAATPRQKSWVSKSQEFEVCARKMAAVHPILVLRQLPMLASSLMGRSYLDFGQFRTGHHLNLFVQVMGLLELLQPHLFNEEHRIAFEDTLENYFQCFQHYGPIKDLISLLNRFVALVQAYISHDAQKAMKYLYRHSHILHELQLQNPGLASLRTLMSGIPVPRECEDEDGEEVIVAVVPPPPPPEPTIPQHWASLLATLNKLHGEEVFMALQEIEHLSSRKPSVLELVSDSISELILSPQGNIRSLAHTLLARALKHRPASNQNILAAFHRCLESPRADVLMSALDRLPDIVVCMQEHALPLMQKVFELGVNSNVNTIPHINKSIALLNIQQGC; translated from the exons ATGGATCGCGTAAAGACTGGTACAGGCCGCGGGGCCAAGAGCAAAATAGCTCAGCATCCCGCAGACTTATTTGCTCTCGGATCAAAAAGTTCTAGAGGCGAGGCTGCAGATTCGAAGCGACCTGGTGTGATCCATGGCAAGCCAGGCCCGAGCTCTTCTACGTCAA GTTCAGATCGTAAGAAGGAAGCGCCACCGGGATCATTGCAGTCACTTATTCCTCAGAAGAAAGCAAAATTAGCTCCACATGTCCCACATTCTCGGCCTCCGATGTTGAGCTCAGAGACTTGGGAGGTTGTAGCCATTGATTGTGACCCAGCTGATTTAGCCCCAATGGTTCTTGAAGCAAGTGAAAATGACGAGGCTGATAAAGTTGTTGGACTTGTTTGTGGAGCTGTGAGAACGCTTAAAAATCAGAGATGGAAGCCAGACACTTTAATTTATATGGGTTTAATGTATTTGGCAAAAATACGCCcatctattttttcaaatgactgTATTCTGCATGCTTTGTCGTCGCTCCTCAAACGAGATCAGACACATAATTTCAAGAGCAAGGGAAATCCCTTGGTACCAGTGCTCGCCGCCAATTTATTGATGAGAGGCTTTCACGAGAAGAGGAATTGGCCAgaaatatttgtcaaa ctttACATCGAAGATGCACTGGGCGAACGAGTCTGGGTAGATAACGAAGAATGTAAAGGATTTGTGGATAACATTTTGACGGGATTCAACACGAGGCATCCACCCAAAAGTATATTGCAGCCGGATGTGTCGATACTAACACCGAGAGAGTGTCACAGTCCATCAACCTTAGAGGACGATGACCCCGCCACCTCTGCTATTCAATTATCcggagacaaagaaaaaattgagtttCCAGTTATGCCGAGATATGCGCACTGCATAGAAAACATTGAATTAGTTGTTTTAGAGACAGTAAAAGAACAATTGAACAGACGTCAACCAGAGTCGATAACCAGAAACTTTTTGAAACTACTCTCCTTTGCGTGTGGCTTTGTAGAAATTCGAATCATTGCTGTTCCAAAATTAGAAATGTGGCTACACAATCCCAAGCTTATGAGACCGGCCCAAGAATTACTCAGCTATGTCTGTTACAATTGtataacacacacacaaagaGATGTCGAAGTGATAAGTCAGTTGGTGAAAATGAGACTTAAGACTAAAGCGGTAATTAATATATACCTGAATGGTGTTAGAGAGCTGATAAGCCTGCATccagaaaatttatcaacaacTCTGAAACACACAATCTACAACGAGTTATCCAGTGCCAGAAATCCGAATAACATGCCGATGCTTGCAGTTATGTTTCAAGCTGCTCCTGAAGCTGCTGCAAGATTACTCGCCGAGATATTTCAAGATTTGCTCATGAATCGCGAGGATTATTTAAGACCTTTAAGGGCATTGTTGAGGGAAATAGTTCGTGTATGCAGACACGATATAAATCTAATCACATTAGCGCGTACATTGATggcagaaagaaaagaaatatcgcAGCAGCTGCTCAGCTTCGAGTTCAAAGACAGAGTTTTTGTATCGATCATTGATTTGTTGTGCTTATGCATGTTTTTGGCCATCAGCCCTCAAGTCAAGGAGGCTGCCTTGCTGGCTCAGAGAGGTGACAAAAAGGATGTAGCTCTCTTGCAACAGTTTCAAAACTTGGTAGCCACTTTACAGTACGAGTCTGTTTCCTGGCTTCAAAATTTAGCACCGCAGATGTACAGTGTTGGAAGGAACGAGCTAATTCATGCTCTGCATAAAATATTGCTTTTAGAATCTCCAGACCATTATTACAAGTTGGATAATTGGCCGCCAGAATCAGATCGAGTCTTCTACATTCGTCTGGTGTCGGATGTTCCTCTGCTGCAAAGCACCTTACTAAGATTACTGCTAATAGGATTTTCTAAG gaaaatGGTGTAACACATTCTGAAACCTTGGAAGTAGCTGATCAACTGATAAGGCGAGCAGCTTTAAACTCCTCTGAAAGCTATCCTACTCTAGCAGCTGACAAGATGGACATAATAGAActgattttcaatctttgcgTCTATCAACCACCAGGTTCTATCAATATTCCTCCAGA TTACGAACCACCAACCTTAGCTATATCAAATTTGTATTGGAAAGGTTGGATAATGCTGTTGATACTAGCAGCTCATAATCCATGCTCATTCGGTGCAGTAGGGTGGAAAAGATATCCAATTTTGCAAACCTTCATGGAAATGTGTATAACAAA ccATTTTTCATATCCCCCACCAACTATGGCCTTACCTGAAGTTAGTGAACAAGAACGAGCTAAGGAACTGCAAGTAGAGGCGATAGAGAAGCAAAAAATACTAGAATATGAAACCCACTTGGCCGCTGCGTCGACGAGAATGCAAATTTCCGAACAAAACAGTCTTTTATTGTCTCAATTGATCACAATGGATCCTACCGGAATTGCAAGAAGACCTCCGCCGGCAGTTCTGGAACAATTGCAGTCTCTAAACGTCTCTCATCGCCTAGGACATTTGCTCTGTCGCTCACGACGGCCTGACTTTTTGCTGCACATAATCCAGAGGCAGCAACAAAGTTCATCTCAGAGCATGCCATGGCTTGCCGATCTTGTTCAGAACAGTGAGGGGGCGTTGAGCCAATTACCAGTTCAATGTCTATGCGAGTTTTTATTATCGACAAGCGTTCAAGCAGGTGATAAACAACCAAGGCAACAGCAACTACTTGCTCACCTTCAGAAGTTACTCACAGATCCAACTCAGGATCAACAGCATGCCTACGAAGTATTGGAATACTTCTTAAAACGATTAAGCAGTCAGCAAAGCGCTAGTCGAGCTCAAGCAATTACTGGTCTTGAAACTGTGTTAAGCTCTATTCCTCTGGAGGAGGAAAGCATGGAAGTTGAAGGCGAGAGTGAAAA AGAGATATGGTTGCTGCGCAAGCTGCCTTCCATCCCTTACTTCTTGTCTGTTCGCTCCTTAGTTTCTACAGCACTGCGTGGCGCGTGTCAAGTTGAAAATTGCCCGGATCTAGTGCGAGCATACATAGCGTACCTTGCTGTGCATACACTGGACGATGATCTCACTGATGTAATTGATTtggtaaatgaaatttcgcaACTAGTCGTCGAACGAAGTACGATTATAGCCGCCATCCTACCGCAACCAGACAACGAAAGTGTACAATCTAAACAGACACTGCACGCTTTTATGGcaatattttgcaattatcTTCAAAAGGCTAGAGCGCCGAGAGGCGAGGGATACACTTGGTCTGAAAGTCAGGATCAAATACTCGTTCAGTGGAATACCGGAGAAGAGTGTACCATGCATATTCTAGTTGTTCACGCCATGATCATCTTACTGACTTACGATCCGTCGGACGATCCAGGATTGTTTAACGAATTACTGGAAACCTGGTTTCCAGAGAAGAACGAACCGCCGAAAGCGTTTCTCGTTGACACTAGTGAAGAAGCCCTCTTGATTCCTGATTGGCTAAAGTTGAGGATGATTAGAAGCAATGTCCCTCGTCTGGTCGACGCTGCTTTAAAAGACTTGGAGCCTCCTCAGTTAGTATTGTTCATTCAAAGCTTTGGAATCCCGGTCTGTTCCATGAGCAAATTACTGCACACCCTTGATGCAGCGGTACAAATTGATCCAAGTTCAGTTGGCGAGGCTGTTTTAGACAAAACCTACATGGCACAGTTAGTTGAAGTTCAGCATAGAAGGGGTGCAACTGGAGGCTTAGTCTTTGTGCAAGTTTTGCAGCTAGTTGAACCACCATTgcccgatgaaaatcattttgtatttgaaaaactgcagGTACGCCTACCGGCCAGTGCGATGGTGCAAAAACAATCGATGATACAGTGCTCGGTTAAAACTGACGTGCCACATCTCATCAATAGACTTTTCATCGAAAATATACCCACCAATCAAAAGGTCGACGCTTATCGAAGACTGCACAAGATTCTAACAGGGGATCTGCAGAATCCTGTTAAGGAAAACGGAACTGTCGTTCTTGCAATTCAACATATATGCAGCGTTTTAAGCTCCATGCAAGTTGAACAATTCTTGGCATCACTAATTCTTATGACCCAGTTCTCGTGCACTTTGATGCGTATTATTCTGTTACCACTGAAGAAACCATCTACTTCCCAGCAAGTATTTGACCTCGGGCGTAACATGTGTTTGAATTTGATCTCATTGATGGGAGATATAAAGGCACCGATATTGTCTATACTGAAGGACTTTGCCAACATGCAATCGAGCAAGGATCACCAGCGTAAAGAACTCGCAGCTCTGACGAAAAATCGCGACCCGCTAACTATACTAGGAAACATGGATCAGTTGAATCTGGAACGAGTCGGACGCAAACTTTTGGACAAATGCCTAAAGCAACAGAACAATGACATTCTCGTCGAAGCCATGGCTAAGCTTCTTGTTTCCGATAGTAACGAAGGTGTTATAAAACCTCGAACCGGCCTACTCATAGACTGGTTGGCTGCAGTTGAGCCAGAACTACTTGGAACATGTACAAATCTTCAGATGAAATTATTGTTCGCCAAGACTGCAGTGAAGATTAAAATTGACAATAGTATCGTCAGTTCGCACGCTTGTAGGCCCTATTTGTTGACGTTGTTGACGCACAGAGCAAGTTGGGCTACGCTTCACAAGTGCGTAGGACACTTACTCGACAAATGCGACAACGT ATATGACCCAACTGCTGTTCTCGACTTTTTGTGGGCTTTGACTTGCAACCCAAAGCTTTGGCAAGGCAGGGATAAATTTACGCCAAAACATTACATCCCTGAAGATATTTTACTTCTGTCTGATAAGCAGCTACTAAACCTTGTTATGTATCTGGTAGCTGAAGCTGTAGTTATTTGCAATCAGCAGAGTAGAAAAGCTGCGCTCAATCAAATGGAAGGAAGACTGGATTTATTACTGCACTGTGTATCTACAGAAGAGAAACTCATCTGCAGCGTTGTCAAGCATCTGGCTTCTCAAATGGAAGATATCGAtgg AGTTCATTCTGATATGGCGCATCAATTCTTACTCCACATGTACATGAAAATACCTAAAGTAATATGTTACTTGGACGCATCTCAGTCAAAGAAATTTGTCAGTGACGCAAAAATCACAGACTGGACTGGTTCGGTACTTGATTGTACAAGCCATTCGTTGTTAACAGCTTTAGCTGCAACCCCACGTCAAAAATCATGGGTGTCAAAATCTCAAGAGTTTGAAGTTTGCGCTAGGAAAATGGCTGCTGTTCACCCTATTCTGGTTTTGCGGCAATTACCGATGCTCGCTTCTTCTCTCATGGGAAGATCGTATTTAGATTTTGGTCAATTCCGCACCGGTCATCACTTGAATCTCTTTGTCCAAGTGATGGGCTTATTGGAACTATTACAGCCACATTTGTTTAACGAAGAACACAGGATAGCATTTGAGGATACGctcgaaaattatttccaatgcTTCCAG CACTACGGGCCAATAAAGGATCTCATATCACTTCTCAACCGATTTGTCGCTCTGGTTCAGGCTTACATTTCCCACGATGCGCAAAAGGCCATGAAGTATCTGTACCGACATTCGCACATTTTGCA TGAGCTACAACTCCAAAATCCAGGATTAGCCAGCTTGCGCACATTAATGTCAGGCATCCCAGTACCGAGAGAGTGTGAAGACGAGGATGGAGAAGAGGTGATAGTCGCCGTCGTACCACCGCCACCACCACCCGAACCAACAATTCCGCAGCATTGGGCATCCTTACTTGCGACACTGAACAAACTGCATGGCGAAG AAGTTTTTATGGCGCTCCAAGAGATTGAACACTTGTCATCTCGCAAGCCGTCTGTTCTGGAGCTGGTCAGTGACTCTATATCGGAACTCATTTTATCTCCGCAAGGCAATATTCGCTCTTTAGCCCACACGCTGTTAGCAAGGGCTTTGAAACACCGCCCAGCATCGAATCAAAACATTCTTGCTGCGTTTCATAGATGTCTAGAAAGTCCCAGAGCAGATGTTTTGATGTCTGCGCTTGATAGATTGCCTGACATTGTCGTTTGTATGCAAG AGCACGCGTTACCACTGATGCAAAAAGTGTTTGAACTTGGAGTAAACTCAAATGTGAACACAATTCCTCACATAAATAAAAGCATCGCTTTGTTAAACATACAGCAGGGCTGTTAA